Proteins encoded by one window of Sus scrofa isolate TJ Tabasco breed Duroc chromosome 12, Sscrofa11.1, whole genome shotgun sequence:
- the LOC100627505 gene encoding olfactory receptor 1A1-like, with product MTEENQSSALDFILLGVSGHQEQETLFLILFLFMYPITVTGNLLIILAICCNSRLHNPMYLLLANLSFVDIFLSSVTIPKTLVNYLLHSKAISFGGCLTQMYFMIALANTDSYILAAMAYDRAMAITRPLHYTTIMSPRACVLLVVGSWVVGNANALLHTLLTARLSFCRNQKIANFYCDIASLLKLSCSDTHFNVKMMYVGVGVFSVPLLCIIISYVRVFSAVLRVPSTKGVRKAFSTCGSHLTVVSLYYGTVMGMYFRPLTSYSLKDAVMTVMYMAVTPMLNPFIYTLRNGDMKAALGKLCSKRISLKPT from the coding sequence ATGACGGAAGAAAATCAATCCTCTGCCCTGGATTTCATCCTGCTGGGAGTCAGTGGTCATCAGGAACAGGAaaccctcttcctcatcctcttcctgTTCATGTACCCCATCACAGTGactggaaacctgctcatcatcctggccatcTGCTGCAACAGTCGCCTTCACAACCCCATGTATCTTCTCCTGGCCAACCTCTCCTTTGTCGACATCTTCTTATCCTCTGTAACCATCCCTAAGACACTGGTTAATTATCTCTTGCACAGCAAGGCCATCTCCTTTGGGGGATGCCTAACACAGATGTATTTCATGATTGCCTTGGCTAACACGGATAGCTACATCCTGGCTGCTATGGCATATGATCGTGCCATGGCCATCACCCGCCCACTTCATTACACAACAATCATGAGCCCACGGGCTTGTGTCCTGTTAGTTGTTGGGTCTTGGGTGGTTGGAAATGCCAATGCTCTCCTCCACACTCTGCTCACGGCTCGTCTGTCCTTCTGCAGAAACCAGAAAATAGCCAACTTCTACTGTGACATTGCCTCTTTGCTCAAGCTGTCCTGTTCTGACACCCACTTCAACGTGAAGATGATGTACGTGGGGGTTGGTGTTTTCTCCGTGCCATTACTATGTATCATCATCTCCTATGTTCGGGTCTTTTCCGCGGTCTTACGAGTTCCATCCACCAAGGGTGTgcgcaaagccttctccacctgtgggtcCCACCTCACAGTTGTTTCCCTGTATTATGGGACAGTCATGGGCATGTACTTCCGCCCTCTGACGAGTTACAGCCTCAAGGATGCAGTGATGACTGTGATGTACATGGCCGTGACCCCGATGTTAAATCCCTTTATCTACACTCTGAGAAATGGGGACATGAAGGCTGCTCTGGGGAAACTCTGCAGCAAGAGAATCTCCTTAAAACCAACGTGA